One genomic segment of Amycolatopsis sp. WQ 127309 includes these proteins:
- a CDS encoding SDR family oxidoreductase gives MTGVVVTGGGGGIGATLARRFVADGAQVVVADLDGDKVREVAAEIGATAFVGDVASVDGVAKLVESARETLGEIDVFCANAGIAPFGGAESPEEVWARTWDVNVMAHVRAANLLLPAWLERGKGHFIATVSAAGLLTSLGSAPYSVTKHGALAFAEYLSATYRHRGLTVQAICPQGVRTAMLESTGTAGQLLMGASAIEPEQVADALFKAIEEKRFLVLPHPEVAGYYAARATETDRWLGGMNKLQRKVEQALGDA, from the coding sequence GTGACCGGCGTCGTCGTCACCGGTGGCGGCGGCGGTATCGGGGCGACGCTGGCCCGCCGGTTCGTCGCGGACGGTGCCCAGGTCGTCGTCGCGGACCTCGACGGCGACAAGGTCCGCGAGGTCGCGGCCGAGATCGGCGCGACGGCGTTCGTCGGTGACGTCGCGAGCGTCGACGGCGTCGCGAAGCTGGTCGAGAGCGCCCGGGAGACCCTGGGCGAGATCGACGTCTTCTGCGCCAACGCCGGGATCGCGCCCTTCGGCGGCGCGGAAAGCCCCGAGGAGGTCTGGGCGCGCACCTGGGACGTCAACGTGATGGCGCACGTCCGCGCGGCCAACCTGCTGCTGCCCGCGTGGCTCGAGCGCGGCAAGGGCCACTTCATCGCGACGGTCTCCGCCGCCGGGCTGCTCACCAGCCTCGGCTCGGCGCCGTACTCGGTGACCAAGCACGGCGCGCTGGCCTTCGCCGAGTACCTGTCGGCGACCTACCGCCACCGCGGCCTCACCGTGCAGGCGATCTGCCCGCAGGGCGTGCGCACGGCGATGCTGGAGAGCACCGGCACCGCCGGGCAGCTGCTCATGGGCGCGTCGGCGATCGAGCCGGAGCAGGTCGCGGACGCGCTGTTCAAGGCGATCGAGGAGAAGCGCTTCCTCGTTCTGCCGCACCCGGAGGTCGCCGGGTACTACGCGGCGCGCGCCACCGAGACCGACCGGTGGCTCGGCGGGATGAACAAGCTGCAGCGCAAGGTCGAGCAGGCGCTCGGCGACGCATGA